The genomic window CGCAACGCAAAAGTCGCCGACAAATTCTTAAAAACAAAAGCATTGTCCAACATATGCCCAATAAATGTCAAACTGCATGAAACCTTAAATTCGGTAAAAGGCGTAATTTACTCACCTTGTCCGAAGAAGAAAtagtaaaagaaatgaaagagcAGCATGTTACAAGCGTCTACAAATTCTACCGCCAAGTTGATGGTAAAACAACATACACTGGAAAAATGGTGCTCACCTTTGATTTATACTGCCTCCCCGAAACTGTGGACGTTGCCTGGTATTAAGTAAAAGTTCAACCCTACATCCCAAGCCCAATGGGGTGCGAAAACTGCCAAAAATTGGGACATACCCAAAAAAGAGGCATCAGCAGCCCTCTACACGATCAGGAAAATTGTACTAGAATCCAATGCGCTAACTGTGCTGAGCAGTACCCTTCTTCAGATAAAAATTGCACCAGGTTTCTAGAGGCAAAGGAAATTTTAAAGATCAAAACTCTAGAGAAATGTAGCATGGGCGAAGCCCGCCGCAAGTACAAAAATACCCTGCCTCTTCTCCCTCGTCCTGGCTCCTATGCAACCATAACCAGAGCAAATAATAACAATGCCAATTAAAATTGTGTATCGAATGATACTCTCATAACAATTATCCAAAAGAAAGCTTCCAAAAACTTAAACTCCACCAATCAAACTAAAACATCCACAATAGCAAATCCACAAGAAACCAAACAACAAGCCGAACAACAAACTTTTGTTTTACCATCATCTTCAAATTTGTTTAATACTAGCTTAGtatcaaaaaatcaaaaaccaGTTGCGCTTAAAAGCTCAACTACAGCGACCAACCCAACTTATAAACATGTCACCAATATCTCTTTTCACCCAAAAACTCCTTAAAATCAACGATTACTTTATTAATAACGTCGAAAATCTCGGCCGCTCTTCAAGCCCCTCTTCCGAAAAGTTATAATATAAGTTAACACACTTTCTCGCTTTGTAAAGTTCTCTTTACAAACGCTGATAATCTCCTTATTTCTTACCATTAACCTGAATATTCTACAATGGAATATGAATGGTTACTATAACAATTTCTCGGAATTGCAAATTCTGATTAAACAACACAACCCTAGCATAATTTCAATTGAAGAAACACACTGTCCTTTCGATTCCGCCGCAAACTTTCCAAAAAACTACACGAAGTACTTTGCAAACTCCAGAGCTAACACAACATCGCAGCAAGGTGTGGGTGTGATGATAAAAAACCACATCCCACATAAAAAACTAAACACTACAACTCATCTTCAGGTTGTTATGATCGAAGTTGAAATAAACATTAAATTCACAGTTGTTTCCTTATACTTACCCCCCAGCCAGCAATTTAGTAGTAGAGATCTCACAGATATCTTTGATTCCGTCAGTACACCGCTAATAATACTTGGCAATTTCAACGGATGGAGCAATATGTGGGGTTCACTCTCCACCAACCACCGTGGCCTCACTATCGAAAACGTAAGACTATCTGACCTAGCCGTTCTGAATGATGGTAGTCCGACTCATTTTTCTACACACTCCTCTTTCTCCCATGTAGATACCTCCCTATGCTCTCCCACCTTATTTCCCTTATTAAAATGGCAAATTCTGGACGACCTTCTCCATAGCGACCATTTTCCGATAACTCTTAGCTTCCAAACATCTCTCATCGAACAAAGGCACCAGAAAAATTTCTCTTTGACAATGCCCATTGGACAAACTATTCGTAGCAAGTGGACATTGAATTAGGAACAAGACACAATTCGAATTCCCCTAACCAAGAGGCAGCCAACATTTCCAAGGCCATTCGGACAGCCGAGAATCGTTATATTATACAAGCGTCTCAATCCCCAAGAACCCACGTACCTTGGTAGAACAATGAGCTCTCGTACCTTAGAGAAGAAAAGATTAAAGCTTGGCATAAGTTTAAAAACACCCAATCAACCTAAaaccttataaataaaaaaaaactcaaagctAAGTTTCGAAAAGCAATGAAATCTCCAAAAAGAAttagtttccaaaattttacagAATCCATACCTCTTAAAACGTCCGTTTCCGAAATATGGAGCAAAATTAATAGGCTTTGTCATAGACAACCACATACTCCCATCAATGCCTTAAGAACCAACAACCGCACCTCTTCTGACCCTTCTGTGATTGGCAACGAATTCGGCACAGCATGGTCCAACTATTCATCCGATAGTAATTTTTCTAGTAATTTCACATCTGAAAGGCGAACTCTACGTCAAATGTCCTCTCTTAACGAAGTGCACCCGTCAGCAGCACTTATCGAAAAACCAATCAGTGCGACAGAACTATCCATGTGCATCTCCAAAGCAAGAGGAAATACTCCCGGCTTTGATCGCATCTCCAAACAAGATGATTAACGAAATTTCCGCCTTCGGGAAATCCCGACTTTTGCAACTATACAACTCCATATTGAACACGGGTATTATTCCCCAAAGCTGGAAAATTGCAACTATAATTCCAAAACACAAGCCAAACAAAAGCTCCTTGTCCGCCGATGGATGCCGTCCGATTTCACTACTTTCTTGTTCATCCAAAGTTCTAGAGCGAACAATAGCAAACCGAAATTCTTGGCTAATCGAAACACAACAGCTAATTAATTGCAACCAAGTCACGTCCAGGGCCTATAGAGGCTGCACTGACGCCCTACTTCACATTGACTACTATGTCACAAAAGCTATATCAGCAGGCAATCACGTCTCAATCCTGTCACTAGATTTCGAAAAAGCTTTCGACCGAATAGGCTCACATGCAATTCTTCGTCGACTTAATGTAATGTGCGATTTTTTCAACCGTAGGCTAGctataaataatattgaaattgaaaatgtaaaaaaaactaaaaatattagGCATTATAttctcacatatgtacataactaTAAATGGAATGATCACTGTTTGTATCTAAAGAAATCATTAGCTGCCAGAATAAATGTGATTACGTATCTTGCAAGCAAAAAATGTCATGTGCATATTAATACCTTGATATATTTAACTAAGACATTGTTATTGAGAAAATCGATTACGGGCGGATATTAAAAACCTTCTAGCAGAGGCTGGTCTACCGTCAATAAAAGACAGAACATATCAAATCCACATGAGGCTGATACCTAAACTGGCCTACTCATGCAACTCGATCATAAACGAGGACATCGATAATCTTACTATCAGCAATAGACCTCAACGATATTCCTCAATCATCCACAAAATATGGGATATCGCTCAGAGCATGGGACTCCCACATACACTGGTAAATTTCAAGCCTCAAAATCCCCCATGGACGATCAAGAATACCTCACGCGACCTCACCATCGCCAGGTATACAAAGAGTAACAAGACGTGTACGCATCCATCTTCCAAAAAAAGGTTTATGAGCGAACAACTGGACAATTTgatatacggatggttccaaaacCGATAACGGCCCAGCTAGTTATGCTGTGGTTGACATAACTGGCACCACCATCAGATTACAAACATTACCCGCGCCCGCATCAGTCTTCACTGCAGAAGTGGCTGCGATTCGAAGTGCAATAATGATGGCATTACTAAACAATCACAAGACAGTTATATGCGCCGATAGTAAATCCGTCCTTAAAGCGGTTAGAGAATCACTTATCCAGCTCCAACACAATCAAGCATATCCGAGACTTAATAATTGGGAAGGAATCGGCCATACGTTTGCTGTGGATACCAGGTCACACAGGGATTCATGGGAACGAAATGGCCGATAATGCGGCTAGATCAGCAGCCACCGCACCTGTCACTATGGACTATACTATAGGTAAGAAGACCTGCAAGCGGCAATAAGACGTCAACTCCGTTCAAAATCGAAACATGACTGGTTTATTTATAATCACCACCACTACACACTTTTCAATAGAGACTTCGCAGCCCCTCAATACCCGTCTGGTCTATGGAAAAAGCAAATACAAAACTTTTCTCGTTTACGACTGGGTCACATAGTTGCAACACACGAACACCTCTTGAAAGGCGAACCTTCGCCAACATGCCATGTGGGGACAACCTCTCTCTGCAAGATCTATTCTCACACTGCCCTGCCCTGGAAACAGCTAGAAATCAATACTTCAACACCAATTGGATCGATCTCCTCAAGATACCTACTAAAGAGAGCatacaaaaaataaacaatttcatCAACCACATCGGAGCCCGTATCTAAACAAAACAATTCAAATTATCCTAGATTAATTATAACTTCTAGTTTTATAATAAACTTTACCTATACATTATTAGATAGAACTGATAGACCTGGCAGCTAATGCTCATTCTGTGTTAGccaaataattaatttaataataataataataatgagtcgagaatactccccattagggagagaaattaaatgctaaccaaacagtttctgttgaatacccagaaacacgAGCATCCCTAAAGACATCTGActgatgagcctacaccgcccaggggcttaagaagtcatctccgtaagcattatggggaaatacggcacctgagaacaaagCCGTATGATgctaaaaacacaagcaggtccccagtgaactccacaaataggcgtcggacctctatgccgggaattgcccggtgaatcttgtactcaaagaacaatatccaaaactagcagaggaggaacgccccctccctagggaaacgcgggTCACActagttcaacttcgatctggatactgtaacaggttaaactcaaccccaacatacaaaacatatgtcctgcttgtaatgtgtccccacatgacacaaacaatccctttttttactgtattgtggaacaaacgcctctaacactcctctatTATGGTCACCCttttgaaacaacaagtttccttggactcccgttagaggtcgTTGATAACAATTGATCGGTatcacctattggatggggcgaagcactgctacaacaacaacaactagcatACCAAAACTATAGTTTGAAACAAAAAAGGCGTAATAATGATTTCATTTAAGCTAAGCCGCAGTGCAAGTTTAGGTTAACAAAAGGGGCTGGTTTAATCATCCTGAGCTAATCTTATACTGTAGATTACTCTAGATACTGAAGAAGACTATTGGTAGGGGTACCGTCATTCACCATCTTTTTGTGGACTTTAAAGAGGCCTTTGACAGCGCAGAAAGAAGTTTATTGTATTgttatatctacatatatttaaGCTCCATGCAAAGTTTATAAGGCTCTGCGAAACGACAACCAGTTCCGTAAttattgggaaggacctctccgagcccttCCAAACCAAAGGAGGTTTCCGATTTTCAGTCGTGCGATATCTTTAACCTAATTCTGGAGAAGGTAAAGCGTGATGGCACAACCTATTATAAAGGCTTACAATTACTCGAGTCGAGAGTCAAAAAAATGGTCTCGTCGTAGGACAAGACGAAGCAAGTGGTGAATTTCCCAGCAACTGGAAAATGTTCATGGTGGTACcagtggaaaaagtaaaaaatgcgGTGAATCCAGAAGAGTTTCGACCAATTAATATGTTAATGACCGAGAGTAAAATACTTGAGAAAGTGGTACACAAGCAATTGGAAGCCTATATGGAGAAGAATCAACTGATATCCAAAAACCAATCAGGATTCCGACTTCAAGcgagcgttcgaaacaattgacaGGTGTATTTTGGTAGAGAAAATGAGAAGGTATGGAATTGATACGAGTCGAAAATCAGTGGTTCAAAAGCTACTTGAGTAACAGATGACAACGCACGAAAGTCGCAGAAGGCATCTCAGAGCCTGCACAAATAACACTAGGCGCACCACAAGGTGCAGTGGTTGGTACTCTGCTGTTCctaatatatattaatgatatggaAAATATACTACAAGGAGTTGAAATCTGTCAATTTGCAGATGATACACTACTATATACTACAGGAAATTCATGTCAGGAATGTATCGCTAGGTTGAactataacttaaaatttatctaTAAACTATATTAGTATGAACAAGCTAAAACTCAACGTTAAAAAAACGAAACCAATTGTAATCAACGGCGAATCGGAAGATAATATTATAGTTAATGATGAAATAATAGATAAAGTTGACGAAATtaaataccccagcgggttaggggatcagaatatacccgaggtaggtatgcctgtcgtaagaggcgactaaaataccagattcaagcagctgtgtagcgcaacccttcacgttgccagcgcaatatatagcttctccaaacccaattgtcaacctcacctatccgcggcgaatcctgtttcactaacatacaaggctctggcgaccccaagctcctcatggtatTTGGGGGTagagagggagggaatggcctgaaggtttaatgtggccacataaatcgttcccgagatggtcgggttagcaccttaatggtgctatggtaccggagcgtaccggatttgtatccggcaaaggaccatcacatcgatgacactccccaaaaccttcggggagcaaccttatcgctacaacaacaacataaaaaaaataaatgtaaggcgcgataacatccaatttgcgtcgtgctcctcttgatttttccctacaaattggccggacgggacctacatgttttatgccgactccgaacggcatctgcaaggcagatgagttttcactgagagcttttcatggcagaaagacaatcggagcgcttgccagacactgccgaggggcgaccccgcttagaaaaattttcttctaattgaaaaatcttatttctaaaattttgatgttgctttgcccgggagttgaacccagggcatacggtgtgataggcggagcacgctaccatcacaccacggtggccgccacaacaacaacaacaacaacgaaattaAATATCTAGGCATTGTcatcgacaaaaaatttaatttcgataATCATATAGATATCTGCagtaaaatctcgaaaaaaaattggatttttccgAAGAATTCGCAAAAATATACCTATCAACAGCGCAGTAAAGATACTTAATGTAATGATCAAGCCACATTTTAAATACTGTTCGACCATTTTATTCCTGAGATCCACACAGATGAAAAACAGGCtgcaaaaactacaaaacaaagAGATGCTGTGCATACTATTATGTAATAAGCTGACACCAATCACATATATGTTAGAAACTCTGAAATGGTTAAATATCAATCAAAGAACAATTATGAACGTACttctttttgtgtttaaaatgaaatatctcctgttgttgttgttgttgctgtagcaatgctcgccccacctaatagccgcgaccgatcacaaattgtcatcaatatcctctaacgggagtccaaggaaacttgccgtttcaacaggggtggaccataaggaaaggggtgttagaggcgttggttccacattacaattgaagagatggttggtgtatgtgggacacattgcaagcggggcatacattttgtatgtcagggttgattcacCTACTACCAAAGTACTTAACGAGCCAAATAGCATATGTAGGAGATGTGCATCCCTACGGCTTAAGGAACAACAATGattttagaattaaattttataaatccaatAAGGCACAAAATGTTTTAATGTATAAAGGCCTAAAACTGTTTAATGAATTGCCAAGCAATAtaaaaaacgaaagaaatattaatgtattTAAAAGACTGATAATATATCATATTAGAGAACATTATAGCTTTCAATGAGCCAATTAGCTATTGCTAAGATTACCGATTTTGTATTACTAAACTGTACCTGAAAGTTTTAAATAGCTACGGCTAAATAAAGAagctaatattaataataataaagtcggcaggcatcggtgcaatttagaaatcagacatcaaaaccaagaagaattaaacagggggtgccacagggtggtgtcctttctaCATATTTAAGCTACCTTCggcaccagaaggagttactatcgtttcctacgccgatgactgcacaataatggccacaggcccagcccaaagatcaatgagctttgcaacagaataaatggcttcctccctgatctctccagttttttcgcctcgctacacatggcattatcaccgactaaatcctccgcgaccttatttacaacatggccgtcccaaatgtcgaccattttgaacatccacgtcgatggcactacactaccgactgtcctacaccccaaaatcttgagtgtgacgtttgatcaggatctacattttggtgagcacgcagctgcaattgtaccgaaaatccagagccgtaataaagtcctcaaatcccttgctggcagtacttggggaaaagacaaagaaacactcattaccacatacaaagcaattgaccagccgagtgcatgctacgcgtcccctatatggtcgcaaagcctaaaaactacccactggaataagctacaggcctgccaaaatactgctctcagaaccgcaacgggctgtcttcttgtgtccccagaacaccatctacataatgaggcgagaatactccccatcaggaagagaaatgagatgctaaccaaatagttcctgtggaatacccagaaacctgggcatcccaacagacgtttgattgatgagccaacaccgcctagggacttaaggagtcatctccgtaagcattttgaggaaatacggcaccagagaactcagccgtataaagcaaaaaaacacaagcaggtccttggctaACTCtacaaacaggtgtcggacctttatgccaggaattgcccggtgaatccagtactcaaaaaaatggtacccaaaacttgcggaagaggaacgcatactccccagggaaacgcgagtcactctggctcaacttcgttctggatactgtaacaggttaaactcttacatatccagaatcaaccccgacataccaaatgtatgccccgctgcaatgtgtccccacatgacaccaaccatctctttaattgtaatgtggaaccaacgcctctaacacccctttcattttggtccacccctgttgaaacagcaagtttccttggactcccgttagaagatggatattgatgacaatttgtgatcggtcgcagctattaggtggggtgaagcattgctacaacaacaacaacaataccaataacaaaaacaacgatTGCAGTTATCTATCCAAGAAAGAAACGCCGCTAATGTCACtatagaaatcaaacggagaataactgtTGCTAACAAGCgcactttggactaagtaggcaattgaaaagtatagtgaacaaaaaatcaCTCTACGTCGCTCATAATAACTATCTTAATGTATAGATTGGAAGCAAGGGcgatgtcgagagaagatgagatggctcttgaagtGTGTGAGATAAAATTTCTCCGGAATAATTAGGTCCTATCTGTGATGCCGATGTTTCCACGAATATGGGATATAGTAGTGTTAGTAATATACCTGTGAGTCAGATTCAACAGAATTCGATTCCACTGGATGAAAGCCAACTTGTGCATGTCCTACGCCATTGGCACGTACATATGGTGGCGGTCGTGTCTCGTCATCATCATAGTCCCCATCTTCAAAGTTATTACCATTATCGTACCGATGTGGTGAGCTTTCCTCCGAAGCAGATGGGAAGTGATGTTCATTAAGAGTTATAGTACGAGGGGGTGTTTGTACTCGAACCATACTAGCTGTTGGATTCTTTGGTAAAATTGAGTTTTCCAATTGTATTTCTCGTGGTGCAGAGCGTGTTTCAAGGTGTTGATTATGACCTAATACCACTATACGATCTGGTACATTCATATCAATTTTATCATGATAATTCCATGAATTGATTAAGCCATTTTGATTGGATAATAATAAATCTTCGTCAGAAAATTCTCCCGTTGCTTTAATGCGTTTAGGTACACGCATTTTGTCATTTATTTCATGTGCGTATTTTGCTTCATTATAATAATCCTCGTCCAGACCATTGAACATGCGTGTGGGTGATTGTGGTGTAGTCATTACAGTAAAACTTTGCTTCGTGTTTAGTTTTTATTTGCAGTCAAGAGTGCTGCTTTTAAATTTTCTCGCTTTCGTTCGATGATGCGGTAATAAGTTCGTACTAATATTTCCACGATTATATCACAAGTTTTGAATGCTTACTCACTGTCCAAACTCTTCTTTGCACTTTTTTTGCTGTAGAATTGCCAAATTTTACGAGCACATATACGGCAGACAAGACCAAGAATGTttggaaaaacaaattttttttaatttgacgaacggaaaattttgaataaacttGTGAAACAAATAAAATTCATCTATGTTTCGATAGATGTAATTATGTACTTACTTTTTGTTCACTGTAGAAGGAATATTACAAAGAAAATAGCTAGTAATTTTTCAAACTTTCTTGTGCTCCACATACACAAcgcatatattttttacttgctgCAGCGGAGATTTTATTTTCTCCATTCCCATTAATTTGACAGCTGTGTTTGATATGTTGGTGTTACCAGATGTAAATAAAACTAAGTTTAAGGTCGCGGCATCACAAATTTTTAGCtgtagacattggtgctttatcggtaaccgtatcggtaaccttttaacagctgattcgaccaaccttatgagaatcaatgtaatcgattattggtgccgctaaggtcgtaaccgtatcgtagccaaccaatttggttttggtttaccgtcgtaacgataaacagctgattacgttagggatacgactacagcgatacgacaaacgtcaccaatgactccagctttccTTATGAAACCGTTTAATACAAGTTTATGCATTCGCACGATGATCTGATTCATGATGCAATCGAGTAACATcgtcacaatcaaccaagatgttgcggtTGTCAGAGCT from Eurosta solidaginis isolate ZX-2024a chromosome 3, ASM4086904v1, whole genome shotgun sequence includes these protein-coding regions:
- the Tango11 gene encoding transport and Golgi organization protein 11 isoform X1; the protein is MTTPQSPTRMFNGLDEDYYNEAKYAHEINDKMRVPKRIKATGEFSDEDLLLSNQNGLINSWNYHDKIDMNVPDRIVVLGHNQHLETRSAPREIQLENSILPKNPTASMVRVQTPPRTITLNEHHFPSASEESSPHRYDNGNNFEDGDYDDDETRPPPYVRANGVGHAQVGFHPVESNSVESDSQLTTGGGSKRSQQLAYQNNDTSIISHREGTPMGELTPHEEILYLRRQLAKLNRRVLNIEINNEQRLQREKIVYCLGLAYFVLKAVFWLNRN